One window of Chloroflexota bacterium genomic DNA carries:
- a CDS encoding helix-turn-helix transcriptional regulator gives MAQTADPESLLPLTPAAFHILLALADGEKHGYGLMQEVAAISDGQIKLGPGTLYGTLKRMLADGWIEESDERPDPELDDERRRYYRLTDFGGKVVRAEAARLARLVDAARSKRLVPKPRGT, from the coding sequence ATGGCTCAGACTGCTGACCCTGAATCGTTGTTGCCGCTCACGCCCGCCGCGTTCCACATTCTGCTGGCCCTCGCCGACGGCGAGAAGCACGGCTACGGCCTGATGCAGGAAGTGGCCGCCATTAGCGACGGACAGATCAAGCTTGGCCCCGGCACGCTCTATGGCACCCTCAAACGGATGCTGGCCGATGGCTGGATCGAAGAGAGCGACGAGCGCCCCGACCCCGAACTCGACGACGAGCGGCGGCGCTACTACCGGCTGACCGACTTCGGCGGCAAAGTCGTGCGCGCCGAAGCGGCCCGTCTCGCCCGGCTGGTGGACGCCGCGCGATCCAAAAGGCTTGTTCCGAAACCACGCGGAACATGA